From Bifidobacterium sp. ESL0790, one genomic window encodes:
- a CDS encoding serine/threonine-protein kinase → MDSGQHNAPAIDGCDLIRTLGSGSTADVYLFHQRNPARDVAVKVGKSKQGKDFNATFAREADIMASLSTHPYILSIYGSGLTAEGLPYLMLEYAPNGSYKEIMRQGGIGVRAMLDLGVKLAGALQTAHTHGVIHRDIKPANILVTAHGLPALSDFGISTSVYESHSRTGFSVPWAPPEVLTGTGGGDEASDIYSLAATLYGLLVGKSPFEYWFHPRTQHQLAQHIVDDELPKHSLANVPDQVEKALRKGMAKDPGARYASALQFARALQEAQKECFGAMTPLVAENERPYPSDHKLAVGGEGDEGRAANPAIPKPKRSKKPLIIGAAILAVVVVVAAIFAFVVVPHMDSGRSDKRTSVGDDTPTSQQGKTHQRDDVASTDKDEAIAAPANLKGTSNGSSITFTWTNPDPQPGDSYAWAIVENGTSTPGTHTKITHNTSLTISDPDKSQTCVQVSIVRSDGRMSPTPSIACTVK, encoded by the coding sequence ATGGATAGCGGGCAACACAACGCGCCAGCGATAGACGGTTGCGACCTCATCCGCACGCTCGGCTCCGGCTCGACGGCGGACGTCTACCTCTTCCACCAGCGCAACCCCGCGCGAGACGTGGCGGTGAAGGTCGGCAAATCCAAACAAGGCAAGGATTTCAACGCCACATTCGCCCGTGAGGCCGACATCATGGCCTCGCTCTCCACCCACCCTTACATCCTTTCGATCTACGGCTCAGGCCTAACCGCCGAGGGCCTGCCCTACCTGATGCTCGAATACGCGCCGAACGGCTCCTACAAGGAGATCATGCGCCAGGGCGGCATCGGCGTGCGGGCCATGCTCGACCTCGGGGTCAAGCTCGCCGGCGCGCTGCAGACCGCGCACACCCACGGCGTCATCCACCGCGACATCAAGCCGGCCAACATTCTGGTGACGGCCCACGGCCTGCCCGCGCTCTCCGATTTCGGCATCTCCACCAGCGTCTACGAGTCGCATTCGCGCACCGGATTCTCCGTGCCATGGGCCCCGCCCGAGGTGCTGACCGGCACCGGCGGGGGCGACGAGGCCAGTGACATCTATTCCCTGGCGGCCACGCTCTACGGGCTGCTGGTGGGCAAGTCGCCCTTCGAATACTGGTTCCATCCACGAACCCAGCACCAGCTGGCGCAGCATATCGTCGACGACGAGCTGCCCAAGCACTCCCTGGCCAATGTGCCGGACCAGGTGGAGAAGGCGCTGCGCAAGGGCATGGCCAAGGACCCGGGGGCCCGCTACGCCTCGGCGCTGCAATTCGCGCGCGCCCTGCAGGAGGCGCAGAAGGAGTGCTTCGGGGCCATGACCCCGCTGGTCGCCGAGAACGAGCGGCCATACCCCAGCGACCACAAACTGGCCGTCGGGGGCGAGGGCGACGAGGGGCGGGCGGCCAATCCGGCCATACCCAAGCCCAAACGCTCCAAGAAGCCGCTGATCATCGGCGCGGCGATCCTGGCGGTGGTGGTGGTCGTCGCGGCCATCTTCGCCTTCGTGGTGGTGCCGCATATGGACAGCGGCAGAAGCGACAAACGCACCAGCGTCGGCGACGACACCCCGACCAGCCAGCAGGGCAAGACCCACCAGCGCGACGACGTGGCAAGCACCGACAAGGACGAAGCGATTGCCGCCCCGGCCAATCTCAAAGGCACGTCGAACGGTAGCTCCATCACCTTCACCTGGACCAACCCCGACCCGCAGCCGGGCGACAGCTACGCCTGGGCCATCGTGGAGAACGGCACGTCGACGCCGGGCACACACACCAAGATCACCCACAACACCAGCCTGACCATCAGCGACCCGGACAAGTCGCAGACCTGCGTGCAAGTCAGCATCGTGCGAAGCGACGGAAGGATGTCGCCGACGCCGTCCATCGCATGCACCGTGAAATGA
- a CDS encoding 2,3-butanediol dehydrogenase: MKAVQYYGKEHIQIDDIPEPQLKPGTIKVRPAYTGICGSDLHMYYNGPESVSGNVPGHPHPISGESIPVVLGHEFSGTVEEIADDVDTDLKVGDHVCIESMMACGECPSCKAGHYNTCDKVGGIGINGRGGGMSEHVVVEARFVHGVGDIPLDQAALLEPFTVAYHAVRRSGAKAGQTAVVGGAGPVGLMLGAVLKAKGLKVIMSELSEVRKKTAKETGVADIVVDPSKEDLAARVKAETDGAGADVGFDASGAGVVVHQLIAAVRESANVMIVAIHVRPLELNVAKELTRTEKNIMTSLAYCNDHPDSIKLVQDKHIDLSPFITDKIKAEDLVEKGLKQLRDDGEHHVKILVEL, from the coding sequence ATGAAGGCTGTCCAATATTACGGCAAGGAACACATCCAGATCGATGACATCCCCGAACCACAACTGAAGCCAGGCACCATCAAGGTGCGCCCGGCCTACACCGGCATCTGCGGCTCCGACCTACATATGTACTACAACGGGCCCGAGTCGGTGAGCGGCAACGTGCCCGGCCATCCCCACCCGATCTCGGGCGAGAGCATCCCGGTGGTGCTGGGCCACGAGTTCTCCGGCACCGTCGAGGAGATCGCCGACGACGTCGACACCGACCTCAAAGTCGGCGACCACGTCTGCATCGAGTCGATGATGGCCTGCGGCGAGTGTCCCTCGTGCAAGGCCGGGCACTACAACACCTGCGACAAGGTGGGCGGCATCGGCATCAACGGCCGCGGCGGCGGCATGAGCGAGCATGTGGTGGTCGAGGCGCGCTTCGTGCACGGCGTCGGCGACATCCCGCTGGACCAGGCGGCGCTGCTGGAGCCCTTCACCGTGGCCTACCACGCGGTGCGCCGCAGCGGGGCCAAGGCCGGCCAGACCGCGGTCGTCGGCGGCGCGGGCCCCGTCGGGCTCATGCTCGGCGCGGTGCTCAAGGCCAAGGGCCTGAAGGTCATCATGTCGGAGCTCTCCGAGGTGCGCAAGAAGACCGCCAAGGAGACCGGCGTGGCCGACATCGTGGTCGATCCGAGCAAGGAGGACCTGGCCGCGCGCGTCAAGGCCGAGACCGACGGGGCCGGCGCCGATGTCGGCTTCGACGCCTCGGGCGCGGGCGTGGTGGTCCACCAGCTGATCGCCGCGGTGCGCGAGAGCGCCAACGTGATGATCGTCGCCATCCACGTGCGTCCGCTCGAGCTCAATGTGGCCAAGGAACTGACCCGCACCGAGAAGAACATCATGACCTCGCTGGCCTACTGCAACGACCACCCGGATTCGATCAAGCTCGTGCAGGACAAGCACATCGACCTCTCCCCGTTCATCACCGACAAGATCAAGGCCGAGGACCTCGTGGAAAAAGGTTTGAAGCAGCTGCGTGACGACGGCGAGCACCACGTGAAGATCCTGGTCGAGCTCTAA
- a CDS encoding GNAT family N-acetyltransferase, translating into MRWSDLEDMVAQFDDMWGDDVPTANSPVSLLMSRYYVLHYLAPSTHCEVAERDGRFMGVLLTRVIGDPVAFPQADKERECAARQLKASDTGSNGLRYARYWRRVEVDLERSSGIDESAQAELELFLVSSDARGAGIGGHLWGEAIHHLAERGVRRYFLHTDSASDVSYYVAHGLERAASRTSADHPEDKRAIGTALDDLYIYAANVSAAR; encoded by the coding sequence ATGCGATGGAGCGACCTCGAGGATATGGTCGCGCAGTTCGACGATATGTGGGGCGACGACGTGCCCACGGCCAACAGCCCCGTCTCGCTGCTCATGTCGCGTTATTATGTGTTGCACTATCTCGCCCCGTCCACCCATTGCGAGGTGGCCGAGCGCGACGGGCGGTTCATGGGCGTGCTGCTCACCCGCGTGATCGGCGACCCGGTGGCCTTTCCCCAGGCCGACAAGGAACGTGAGTGCGCCGCCCGCCAGCTCAAGGCCAGCGACACCGGGTCCAACGGGCTGCGCTACGCGAGGTATTGGCGCCGCGTGGAGGTGGACTTGGAGCGTTCCTCGGGAATCGATGAGAGCGCGCAGGCCGAGCTGGAGCTTTTCCTGGTCTCCTCCGACGCGAGGGGAGCGGGCATCGGCGGCCACTTGTGGGGCGAGGCCATACACCATCTGGCCGAGCGCGGCGTCAGGCGCTACTTCCTGCACACCGACAGCGCCAGCGACGTCAGCTACTATGTGGCGCACGGCCTCGAGCGGGCGGCCTCCCGCACCAGCGCCGACCATCCCGAGGACAAGCGCGCCATCGGCACCGCGCTCGACGACCTCTATATCTACGCCGCGAACGTGTCCGCCGCGCGATAA
- a CDS encoding MFS transporter has translation MSTAQSAAISTSQMSHEIACKPQGGGKGPRRESNPYKELFSIPGAKAFCLSGAVARLPMAMMGLGITLAFNALYGNWTIAGSMSAVYILAVAVAAPIYAKLFDRFGQHRIGGAALAVQVVAMLLFAVATMAGLPVLVLFVCAILTGLTQFSFGALVRTRWAYALRGPDDADLLNTAYAMEAAIDEVMFIVGPILAAFLATSVHPVSQLFVPAVACALGGSVFFSLKSTQPPVVSVVEVRMAAADDADVAGANSAEGTPVSQSRPARSTSHLLEIRGAGHAKPKSVLLCRGVVPLLIIFVVYNLSFSAFDVSVTSMMQAIGRQSLLGVQLSMFAIGSCVGGLVFGAHAPKGSNWRHMVTFLALLALGYLLIWLSIGHLALFALLSMVSGLCVSPVYAIGNLIVQGMVPVGQLTEGLSWVSTAGQVGSSLGSTLAGVVLDAAGFRVGLAVPCLTTVCTLVLALLGWAISHQR, from the coding sequence ATGAGCACGGCGCAATCGGCGGCGATTTCGACCAGCCAGATGTCGCATGAGATCGCGTGCAAGCCACAAGGTGGTGGAAAGGGCCCGCGGCGCGAATCCAATCCATATAAGGAGCTGTTCTCGATACCGGGCGCCAAGGCGTTCTGCCTTTCCGGGGCGGTGGCGAGGCTGCCGATGGCCATGATGGGCCTCGGAATCACGCTCGCCTTCAACGCGCTCTACGGCAATTGGACCATCGCCGGGTCGATGAGCGCGGTCTATATCCTCGCCGTGGCCGTGGCGGCTCCCATTTACGCCAAGCTCTTCGACCGGTTCGGCCAGCATCGCATCGGCGGCGCGGCGCTCGCGGTGCAGGTGGTGGCCATGCTGCTGTTCGCCGTGGCCACGATGGCGGGCCTGCCGGTGCTGGTGCTGTTCGTCTGCGCCATATTGACCGGGCTCACCCAATTCTCGTTCGGCGCCCTGGTGCGCACCCGTTGGGCTTACGCCCTGCGCGGGCCGGACGACGCCGACCTGCTCAACACGGCCTACGCCATGGAGGCCGCCATCGACGAGGTCATGTTCATCGTCGGGCCCATCCTCGCCGCCTTTTTGGCGACTTCGGTGCATCCGGTCTCGCAGCTTTTCGTGCCGGCCGTGGCCTGCGCGCTCGGTGGGTCGGTGTTCTTCTCGCTCAAAAGCACACAGCCGCCGGTGGTCAGCGTGGTCGAGGTGCGGATGGCGGCCGCCGACGACGCCGACGTGGCCGGGGCCAACAGCGCCGAAGGCACCCCGGTGAGCCAGTCTCGCCCCGCCCGCTCCACCTCGCATCTGCTCGAGATTCGCGGCGCGGGCCATGCCAAGCCGAAATCCGTGCTTCTGTGCCGTGGCGTGGTGCCGCTGCTCATCATCTTCGTGGTCTACAACCTGAGTTTCAGCGCCTTCGATGTCTCCGTGACCAGCATGATGCAGGCCATCGGCCGCCAAAGCCTGCTCGGTGTGCAGCTCTCCATGTTCGCCATCGGCTCGTGCGTCGGCGGCCTCGTCTTCGGCGCCCACGCCCCCAAGGGCTCGAATTGGCGGCATATGGTCACATTCCTCGCGCTGCTTGCGCTGGGCTATCTGCTCATCTGGCTGAGCATCGGCCATCTCGCGCTCTTCGCGCTGCTCTCGATGGTCTCGGGGCTCTGCGTCTCGCCGGTCTACGCCATCGGCAACCTCATCGTGCAGGGCATGGTGCCGGTCGGCCAGCTCACCGAAGGGCTCTCCTGGGTGAGCACCGCCGGTCAGGTCGGCAGCTCCCTGGGTTCCACGCTCGCCGGTGTCGTCCTCGACGCCGCGGGCTTCCGCGTCGGCCTCGCCGTCCCCTGCCTCACCACGGTGTGCACGCTGGTGCTGGCTCTGCTGGGCTGGGCCATCTCACACCAGCGGTAG
- a CDS encoding MerR family transcriptional regulator → MKFTYPLGEGKSVKETARIYDISVDTLYYYERQGILVPKRNPYNSYRVYGSEDFFKLNIITELRSLGFSIEKIARYLKHQDFKSTLELTDEELKSIDQQIDELSKRRAEIHEELSMFLSSLSEAQTSLTTIKHYDDRPFELVSNDLVYDKDLPYTFAKYSSISKHEKLKALRSTTAYVVDVTLIDDGCFPSKKTLLYTGEDNPKTPYILPAGMYAGRTFKGSFPKCPKVYGQMGKKIAAEGYEICGDPIEYCLIGDYESADPTEHVTRMEIPVRKAGQ, encoded by the coding sequence ATGAAATTCACGTATCCACTCGGCGAAGGCAAATCCGTCAAAGAGACCGCACGCATCTACGACATCAGCGTCGACACACTGTATTACTACGAGCGGCAAGGCATCCTCGTGCCCAAACGCAACCCCTACAACTCCTACCGCGTCTACGGCTCCGAGGACTTCTTCAAACTCAACATCATCACCGAGCTGCGATCGCTGGGCTTCAGCATCGAGAAGATCGCGCGGTATTTGAAACACCAGGACTTCAAATCGACGTTGGAGTTGACGGACGAGGAACTCAAATCGATCGACCAGCAGATCGACGAGCTCTCGAAGCGCCGCGCCGAGATCCACGAGGAGCTTTCGATGTTCCTCTCCTCGCTTTCGGAGGCGCAGACCTCGCTGACCACCATCAAGCACTACGACGACCGGCCCTTCGAGCTGGTCTCCAACGATTTGGTCTACGACAAGGACCTGCCCTACACCTTCGCCAAATACAGCTCCATCAGCAAGCACGAGAAGCTCAAGGCGCTACGCAGCACCACGGCCTACGTGGTGGACGTCACGCTCATCGACGACGGCTGCTTCCCCTCCAAGAAGACGCTGCTCTACACCGGCGAGGACAACCCCAAGACCCCCTATATCCTGCCGGCGGGCATGTATGCCGGGCGTACCTTCAAGGGCTCATTCCCCAAATGCCCGAAGGTCTATGGGCAGATGGGCAAGAAGATCGCCGCGGAAGGCTATGAGATCTGCGGCGACCCCATCGAGTACTGCCTGATCGGCGACTACGAGTCGGCGGACCCGACCGAGCACGTCACGCGTATGGAGATTCCGGTGAGGAAGGCGGGGCAATAA
- a CDS encoding carboxylesterase family protein produces MTLQRVKTTTGVLDGFMSEKNVETYLGIPYAKPPIGELRWKAPQPLEPSDELISCRRLGYSAMQDKDKYEPSSLNPQSEDCLYLNVWVKDKSKKNQPVMVYVHGGAYFSGGSADPLYFGENFAAKQDVVLVSINYRINVFGSMLLSALPGGEDYQEAGYLEMLDQILALKWIKKNIAQFGGDPDSITLFGESAGSSSAALLAICPAAKGLFNRAICESGPIQLYKTPEMAKPFALEFAEIMGCKSVDELQQKSSDELIAGMDIMCERDRNVVSLTYSPVCDGTLLPKDPMKAWADGAAKDIDIMTGCCENEMNYFKFYFEDLKPFWHGQFPFHFDSKTPVEKWEKVFAQVHGQDELDNDYVEFMNQTGFRVGTDLMALEQSQYRPTYTYLFTYKSTKEGMGSCHAIEVPFVMRNLDTSDGLEFTGPNPPEHLSDEMNNVWYSFAKYGKPRPELYGMPEWPAFDDANRNYMVMNDKKWEVRQNINDDNIKAFTPMYEESIL; encoded by the coding sequence ATGACATTGCAGAGAGTGAAAACGACCACCGGTGTGCTCGATGGTTTCATGTCGGAGAAGAACGTCGAGACCTACCTCGGCATTCCCTACGCCAAGCCGCCGATCGGTGAGCTGCGCTGGAAGGCGCCGCAGCCGCTGGAGCCGAGCGATGAGCTGATCTCCTGCCGTCGCCTGGGCTACTCCGCCATGCAGGACAAGGACAAGTACGAGCCCTCGAGCCTGAACCCGCAGAGCGAGGACTGCCTCTACCTCAACGTCTGGGTGAAGGACAAGTCCAAGAAGAACCAGCCGGTGATGGTCTACGTCCACGGTGGCGCCTACTTCTCCGGTGGCTCGGCCGACCCGCTCTACTTCGGCGAGAACTTCGCCGCCAAGCAGGACGTCGTGCTGGTCTCCATCAACTACCGCATCAACGTCTTCGGCTCCATGCTCCTCTCCGCCCTGCCCGGTGGCGAGGACTACCAGGAGGCCGGCTACCTCGAGATGCTCGACCAGATCCTCGCGCTGAAGTGGATCAAGAAGAACATCGCCCAGTTCGGCGGCGACCCCGATTCGATCACCCTCTTCGGTGAGTCGGCGGGCTCCTCCTCCGCGGCGCTGCTCGCGATCTGCCCGGCCGCCAAGGGCCTGTTCAACCGCGCCATCTGCGAGTCCGGCCCGATCCAGCTCTACAAGACCCCGGAGATGGCCAAGCCGTTCGCGCTTGAGTTCGCCGAGATCATGGGCTGCAAGAGCGTCGACGAGCTGCAGCAGAAGAGCTCCGACGAGCTCATCGCCGGCATGGACATCATGTGCGAGCGCGACCGCAACGTCGTCTCGCTGACCTACTCGCCGGTCTGCGACGGCACGCTGCTGCCGAAGGACCCGATGAAGGCCTGGGCCGATGGCGCCGCCAAGGACATCGACATCATGACCGGCTGCTGCGAGAACGAGATGAACTACTTCAAGTTCTACTTCGAGGACCTCAAGCCCTTCTGGCACGGCCAGTTCCCGTTCCACTTCGATTCGAAGACCCCTGTGGAGAAGTGGGAGAAGGTCTTCGCCCAGGTCCACGGCCAGGACGAGCTCGACAACGACTACGTCGAGTTCATGAACCAGACCGGCTTCCGCGTGGGCACCGACCTGATGGCCCTGGAGCAGAGCCAGTACCGTCCGACCTACACCTACCTGTTCACCTACAAGTCCACCAAGGAGGGCATGGGCTCCTGCCACGCCATCGAGGTCCCGTTCGTCATGCGCAACCTCGACACCTCCGACGGCCTTGAGTTCACCGGCCCGAACCCGCCTGAGCACCTGAGCGACGAGATGAACAACGTCTGGTACAGCTTCGCCAAGTACGGCAAGCCGCGCCCGGAGCTCTACGGCATGCCGGAGTGGCCCGCCTTCGACGACGCGAACCGCAACTACATGGTGATGAACGACAAGAAGTGGGAAGTTCGCCAGAACATCAACGACGACAACATCAAGGCCTTCACGCCGATGTACGAAGAGTCGATCCTCTAA
- a CDS encoding MFS transporter, translated as MKENKLPAKRWAVLFVVCLICFVANFLQYQVSAWGPDVMKMLHSDAAGLSSMMLMPMLTAVFLSIPSGTLADRYGVKKIVSIGAIVSVIGAFLRCFTLGSMPMQLITMFLIGFGIACLNANLAKILGTWFGEQTGFAMGVFYAVSCVAIVVAQAGATLMGSLFISYMVGAIAMAVAFVLWLLLAKDAPEGAELPEPEPVMTYLGTAMKSKNVWFIALAYGLTLASTTGYATILPSALQISKGASPQLAGSLAAVITVGSFFACIVGPAYVTKVGKNKAFLLISTVIGGVIMIANWFVPMGAGMWIMLVLNGFFTALSGPIIQAMTPAIKEIGTKYAGSAGGVIGTVGLLLSYFLPLIVGKVAGDNWGLNLTIESILFLLSFVPLVLLPETGAKGKYMQEQLAEQQA; from the coding sequence ATGAAAGAAAACAAACTTCCCGCAAAACGCTGGGCCGTGCTGTTCGTCGTCTGCCTGATCTGCTTCGTGGCGAACTTCCTGCAGTACCAGGTCTCCGCCTGGGGCCCTGACGTCATGAAGATGCTGCACTCCGATGCGGCCGGCCTCTCCAGCATGATGCTCATGCCGATGCTCACCGCCGTGTTCCTCTCGATCCCCTCCGGCACCCTGGCCGACCGCTACGGTGTCAAAAAGATCGTGAGCATCGGTGCCATCGTCTCCGTGATCGGCGCGTTCCTGCGTTGCTTCACCCTGGGCTCCATGCCCATGCAGCTGATCACCATGTTCCTGATCGGCTTCGGCATCGCCTGCCTCAACGCCAACCTCGCCAAGATCCTCGGCACCTGGTTCGGCGAGCAGACCGGCTTCGCCATGGGCGTCTTCTACGCCGTCTCCTGCGTGGCCATCGTGGTGGCGCAGGCCGGCGCGACGCTGATGGGCAGCCTGTTCATCTCCTACATGGTCGGCGCCATCGCCATGGCCGTCGCCTTCGTGCTCTGGCTCCTGCTGGCCAAGGACGCGCCGGAAGGCGCCGAGCTGCCTGAGCCCGAGCCCGTGATGACCTACCTCGGCACCGCCATGAAGAGCAAGAACGTCTGGTTCATCGCCCTGGCCTACGGCCTCACCCTGGCCTCCACCACCGGCTATGCCACCATCCTGCCGAGCGCTCTGCAGATCAGCAAGGGCGCGAGCCCCCAGCTGGCCGGCAGCCTCGCGGCCGTGATCACCGTCGGCAGCTTCTTCGCCTGCATCGTGGGCCCGGCTTACGTCACCAAGGTGGGCAAGAACAAGGCCTTCCTGCTGATCAGCACCGTCATCGGCGGCGTGATCATGATCGCCAACTGGTTCGTGCCCATGGGCGCCGGCATGTGGATCATGCTCGTGCTCAACGGCTTCTTCACCGCCCTCTCCGGCCCGATCATCCAGGCGATGACCCCGGCCATCAAGGAGATCGGCACGAAGTACGCCGGCAGCGCCGGTGGCGTGATCGGCACCGTTGGCCTGTTGCTCTCCTACTTCCTGCCGCTGATCGTCGGCAAGGTCGCGGGCGACAACTGGGGCCTCAACCTCACCATCGAGAGCATCCTCTTCCTGCTGAGCTTCGTCCCGCTCGTCCTCCTTCCGGAGACCGGCGCGAAGGGCAAGTACATGCAGGAGCAGCTTGCCGAGCAGCAGGCGTGA